GATTTTACTGGTTTGGGCATATCATCATCAACCAGAAGAGCGACCTTTTCAGTTAATTCCCGGATTTCTGCTTCACGTGTTCCATCCCATTTTATGGTAATTTTTTTCCTCATTTTAGGATAGTTTATCATCCCCACCACATTTTCCACACCTTTAACAACATTCAGATAGTAAAGGTAGTATAAAAGTTGGTATTCATGGGCTTTCTCCATTTTTTTACTCTTTTTAACCTCATGAACCTCTAGCATGTCACCCTTTTTGATGAAATCTATGCTGATGAGGTTGTCAATGGTGTAATCTCTTTTTTCTTTCTGGTAAGTGCCCTGGTGGAGTTGTTTTCCCATTGAGACCAGATCTGATTCCTGTTCCATCTGAATATGGTGAGAAAAGAACCATAGTTTGGTTTTGCATATGAAGTAGTAGTTGATCTGGGTTCCCATAATCTGCAGGTGTTTTTCAGTTTTTGATAACATCAACATTCCCCTTAATGGATTCTAACTATTCCCTCAACTTTATCAAAATCAGAATCAAATGAAGCAATAGTATCTACTTTACCCTGTTTCATGAGTTCTAATGAAACAGAATCTGCAAAAGAAAGCACTCCATCATATTTTAAGAAAAAATTCATAGCCTGTGTGCTTAAATCTTTATCCACGAATTTTACTTCATGATTATCTATTATGTAATTGTATAGGCGGGCCCCCATTTTACCCCCAGCCAGACTTCCAACCATAGTCACTGCCTCTGAAAGAACAACAATTGATGTCATTTTATCCTGTTTTGTGACTTCAGGGAGTATCTCCAGAACCCTGGTGTGCCACTGGTCCTTTTTAATGGATGCAGCTATGAAAAAAGAAGCATCTATGAAAATCAAATCTTTTCTCCCCTCTGGGCTTTCTTTTTAAGCTCTACTGCATCGGTTTCAGGTCCATCAACCATACCCAGTATATCATCAATGGTTACCTTTTTCCGGAACTTCAATTCCACACCTTCTTCTGTAGAAACCCATTCCAGTATATCCCCTGGACCCACATTGAACTTCTTTCTTATTTCCGCAGGAACAACTGTCTGGAAACCCTTTGAGATTTTAGTTTCAGTCATTTAGATCACCTATTGAAATATTAGTTTTCAAAGTATTTATTTCTTCAAAGTTTATGTCAAGCACTCTTTAATATTAGGGTATAAAATGAAAAATGTTTTTTAACTAAACATTAAATAAATGTTTTTCAAGATACAAACTTGTTCAAACCAACAGTAAAAGCCATTTGCATGATATTTTCCTAGTTTTTGGGATAAATTTCATAAAAATGAATCTTCTTCCTTATCCAACATCAAACCTATCTTTTCATCATATTCAGCATCCACAAAATAGGTTTTTTTATCAAAATCAACCCTATTCTCAGATTCTAGTTTTTTAAACTGTCCAACACTTATTGAAAGGAAATAACTCATTGCCTCAAAGTATCGACCTGATTCTATTTCACCAAGGTATTCTAACTTGTATTTAAATGGAACAACCTCATAAGACTGAAAAAGAGAATAAAATTCCATTTCACTTTCATTATCATTTATAAAAGGCACTATTCGCCTATTAAACGCAGCAAAATGCTTTTGTACCAGATCAAACTCTTCTTTATCTTTCCCCACATAACCTTCTGAATAAATTTCATCAACAAGTTTCTGTATTAAAGCTTCATTTAACACATCTACCTTTTCAAGACATTCAACAGTTTTTTGGACAATTTCGGGTGTGTAAATGTATTTATCTTTCTCTGAACCCTCAGAAAAAATATTAACAGGAGCAATTATGTCTTTTTTCCATCCTTTACGGTTTACCCGTCCAAATCTCTGAATCAAAGCATCAATTGGAGCAGGTTCAGAATATAGAACATCATAATCTATATCTAAAGACACTTCAATGGCTTGAGTACCTACCAGTAAATTTAGATTATCCAATGATTTTTCGATTTTTTCCCTATCTTTCAGCATAAAACGACTATGTAAAAGAGCACTATTTTCCACATCACCAGATAAATATTCAAAAACTTCTTGAGCCCTTAAAACAGTGTTACAAACAACAAGAACCCGTTTACCTTCATATAGATCGTCACTTATAATATCCAGGTTATCAATGATACTTCCATTAACAACATCGACTTTATGTCGTGTGAATTTATCTAGTTCATCTTTTTTCATAGTTATTTCTGTTGAAATACTAAGATTTTCTTTAAATAACTTTTTGATGAATGTTGGAAGTGTTGCGGACATTATGAAAATTTCGGCACTGTAATTGTTCTTTAAAATTTTCAATATTTCTAGAATAAGTGAAGTTAGATGTGCATCATATGCATGAATTTCATCAAGGATGAAAAGGCCATTGGTCATCTCTGAAAGTTGCATCTCAAAACCTTTGGATCCAAAAAATGCTTTAAGTATCTGGAATGGTGTGAGGACTTTGTAAGGTCTGTAAATCTTTTTGCTTAGTCCTTTTATTTCTCTAATTTTCGTTTTTATTTGATCATAATCCGCAGTTGAATTCCTTTCAGTTTCTTCATATTTTTCTAAGTCATCAGCTAATCCTTTGTAAATGAAATAGGAAGCTTTGCCATGTAGTAAACC
This sequence is a window from Methanobacterium formicicum DSM 3637. Protein-coding genes within it:
- a CDS encoding type II toxin-antitoxin system VapC family toxin translates to MIFIDASFFIAASIKKDQWHTRVLEILPEVTKQDKMTSIVVLSEAVTMVGSLAGGKMGARLYNYIIDNHEVKFVDKDLSTQAMNFFLKYDGVLSFADSVSLELMKQGKVDTIASFDSDFDKVEGIVRIH
- a CDS encoding CRISPR-associated helicase/endonuclease Cas3, with translation MVLLAKPDETLMEHTENSLKVFKSIKAAYEGVPELCGVKDFWEHLFYSLFFHDFGKGATGFQTMLAEGSRKAPWRYRHEILSAGFVSALKYDENYKKAIGLSIITHHKDITKLRERYNTFPSPNGKKLYSKKLSELEPHFEEISSYFDKIGEWSEEYLGYKLENFNVISFTDLEDVYKEIALPYFISWEDDEYTTLHGKYGIFMKGFLNACDHLASGSKYSILNGIQDMRSIYNFPELRKMQEESLNTKGSAFLTSPTGSGKTEASLFWSDANQNTISSRRVFYLLPYTASINAMYNRLQRDFKEENKVGLLHGKASYFIYKGLADDLEKYEETERNSTADYDQIKTKIREIKGLSKKIYRPYKVLTPFQILKAFFGSKGFEMQLSEMTNGLFILDEIHAYDAHLTSLILEILKILKNNYSAEIFIMSATLPTFIKKLFKENLSISTEITMKKDELDKFTRHKVDVVNGSIIDNLDIISDDLYEGKRVLVVCNTVLRAQEVFEYLSGDVENSALLHSRFMLKDREKIEKSLDNLNLLVGTQAIEVSLDIDYDVLYSEPAPIDALIQRFGRVNRKGWKKDIIAPVNIFSEGSEKDKYIYTPEIVQKTVECLEKVDVLNEALIQKLVDEIYSEGYVGKDKEEFDLVQKHFAAFNRRIVPFINDNESEMEFYSLFQSYEVVPFKYKLEYLGEIESGRYFEAMSYFLSISVGQFKKLESENRVDFDKKTYFVDAEYDEKIGLMLDKEEDSFL
- a CDS encoding AbrB/MazE/SpoVT family DNA-binding domain-containing protein, whose product is MTETKISKGFQTVVPAEIRKKFNVGPGDILEWVSTEEGVELKFRKKVTIDDILGMVDGPETDAVELKKKAQRGEKI
- the cas4 gene encoding CRISPR-associated protein Cas4, with amino-acid sequence MLSKTEKHLQIMGTQINYYFICKTKLWFFSHHIQMEQESDLVSMGKQLHQGTYQKEKRDYTIDNLISIDFIKKGDMLEVHEVKKSKKMEKAHEYQLLYYLYYLNVVKGVENVVGMINYPKMRKKITIKWDGTREAEIRELTEKVALLVDDDMPKPVKSPTCRKCSYYELCWV